GCCGCGGTGACCGCGCGCCGGTTGCGCCGCTGGGTCCGGCGGCGGCGGGCCGGCCGGGGTCGCACGCTGTCGTTGGAGACCGCGTACGTGCTGGTGCTGACGGTGGCGATGGCGGTCGCCCTGGCCGGGCCGCGGCTCGGACCGGCCCTCTGGCCGGAGCAGCCGGTGGCCGGGCCGGACCGGGCGGTGGTGCTGGTGCTGCTGGGCGCGGGTGCCGCCGGACTGGTGCGCCTGCTGCGCGGCCTGGGGCCGCTGGTGCTCGGCCGCGACGAACTGACCTGGCTGCTCCCGGCCCCGGTGGCCCGGCGCGGCCTGCTGCTGCCCGCGCTGGTGCGGGCGCTCACGGTCGGGGCCGTCGCGGGGGCGGTGCTGGCGCTCGCCGGGGTGGCCCGGTTGGCGGCCCGCCCGATCTCCGGGCCCGCGCTGGCCGGGTGGCTGGCCGTGGGTGCCGCCGCTGGTGTGCTGCTCGCGCTGCTCGCGGTGGCCGCCCAGCGAAGGCCGGCCGGTGCCCGCCTGCTGGACGCGGGACTGCCGGCGGTCCTGCTGGCGCTGGGCGCGACCGCGCTGCTCGCCCGGGTGCAGCCACTGCCGGTCCTGCCGCCGGTCGCCGCGCCGCCGCTTGCCCTCACGGTCGCCGTACTCGGTATCGTCGTCGCCCTCACCGCCGTGGCGGTACGCGGCCTGGCGCGGCTGCCCGACGCGCGGCTGTACGAGCCGTCGTTGACCGTCGGCACCTACCTGGACGCGGCGTACGCGGTCGAGCCGTCCTTCGTCGCCGACCTGCGCGAGCGGCGGTACTGGCGGCGGCGGGCGTTGCGGTCCCGGCCGCTGCGGCCCCGGCGCGGCTGGCTCGTACCGTGGCAGCAGGATCTGCTGGTGTTGCGCCGACGCGGGCGGCGGGTGGCGGCGCTGTTCGCGGTGGCCGCGCTGCCGGCGTTGCTCACCACCGGTCCCGGGTGGCTGCCGACGGCGGCCCTGGTGGTGGGCGCGGTCACCGCGGGTGGGGTGACGCTCGACGCGCTGCGCCGCGACGCGGCCCATCCGGCGTTGCTGCGGCTGCTCGGGCTGACCGGCCGGCGGGCGGTGGCGATCCGGCTGATCGTGCCGGCGCTGCTGGCCACCGCCTGGTCCGGGCTGGCCATGGCCGTGCTGAGCTGGCTCGGCGACCTGCCGTCGGGCCCGTGGTGGGCGTTGGGGCTGGCGTTCGGTCCGCTGGCCGCGATGACCGCTGTACGGCGGGCCCAGGCCGGCCGGATCGACAACTCGCTGCCGCTTGTCGAGACGCCGATGGGTGCCATCGCACCCGGCCCGGTGATGTGGCTGGGCAACGGGCTGGACGTGCTGGTGTTCGCGGTGCCGACCCTGTTCGCCCTGCTGGTGAACGTGCAGCCGACCTGGGGCTGGGTCGGGGTGCAGGCCGGGCTTTCGGCCGCCGCCGTGCTGGCGTACGTGCAGTTCGGCGCGGATACCCGCCGCCCTCGGGTGTGAACCCGGCAGCCACCGGTCCACGTTGAGCGATCGCGGCGGGACTGCCGATGGCGCCTACCGCCACCTCGGCGCGGGGACAGCGACACGGACGGAAATTCTTGCAGGGTTTTCAGATGCACACAATAGCCGGCCTGGCATTGCCGCGAAGGATGAAACAGAGGTTCACAACCATCGACACCACTGTTACGGTCACGCAACCACCGCAACTTCTTGCATTACTTGCAGGAATCCTTGCTGTCATCGTGACTGCACCTGACCGTCCCCAGAGGAGGGCTCCGTGCGCATCCCCCGTCCCCGTGCCGCGATCTCCGCGGCCCTGGCCGCGACCCTGGTCGCGGCCGGTCTCACCGCCGTCACCCTCGGCACCACACCCGCCGGCGCGGCCGACGTACGCGCCAACGGCGATGCGATCGTCCACCTGTTCCAGTGGCGGTGGGACTCCATCGCCGACGAATGCGAGACCAACCTCGGCCCGAACGGCTGGGGTGGCGTGCAGGTCTCGCCACCGCAGGAGCATGTGGTGCTGCCCAGCGCCGAGGGCGCCACCTACCCGTGGTGGCAGGACTACCAGCCGGTGTCGTACCGGCTGGACGCCACCCGGCGAGGCACCAGGGCCGAGTTCGTCAACATGGTCGAGCGCTGCCGGGCGCAGGGCGTGAAAATCTATGTGGACATGGTGCTCAACCACATGAGCGGCACCGGTTCGGCCGGCAGCGGACCGGGCAGCGCGGGCACCGTCTACAGCAAGTACAGCTACCCGAACCTGTTCAACGACGGCTCGGGCGACAGCTACGGCTACGCCGACTTCGCGCCCTGCTACCGACGGATCAGCAACTGGGGCAACAAGCAGGAGGTCCAGGACTGCGAGCTACTCGACCTGGCCGACCTCAACACCGCCGACCCGGAGGTACGCCGGAAGATCGCCAAGTACATGAACG
This DNA window, taken from Micromonospora sp. FIMYZ51, encodes the following:
- a CDS encoding DUF6297 family protein, with translation MTQVADPPVQRERAAVTARRLRRWVRRRRAGRGRTLSLETAYVLVLTVAMAVALAGPRLGPALWPEQPVAGPDRAVVLVLLGAGAAGLVRLLRGLGPLVLGRDELTWLLPAPVARRGLLLPALVRALTVGAVAGAVLALAGVARLAARPISGPALAGWLAVGAAAGVLLALLAVAAQRRPAGARLLDAGLPAVLLALGATALLARVQPLPVLPPVAAPPLALTVAVLGIVVALTAVAVRGLARLPDARLYEPSLTVGTYLDAAYAVEPSFVADLRERRYWRRRALRSRPLRPRRGWLVPWQQDLLVLRRRGRRVAALFAVAALPALLTTGPGWLPTAALVVGAVTAGGVTLDALRRDAAHPALLRLLGLTGRRAVAIRLIVPALLATAWSGLAMAVLSWLGDLPSGPWWALGLAFGPLAAMTAVRRAQAGRIDNSLPLVETPMGAIAPGPVMWLGNGLDVLVFAVPTLFALLVNVQPTWGWVGVQAGLSAAAVLAYVQFGADTRRPRV